Part of the Myxococcus fulvus genome, CGCGCGTCCTTCCGCTGGAGCCTGGCCAGCGTGGTCCACAGGGACAGTCGCCCCTCGGTGGCGGTGCACAGCCCCTCCAGCTCCACCAGTCGGCTCAGCGGCGAGTAGCGCACCCAGGAGCCGTTGAGCTTCAGCCGGGCGGCCTTCTCCACCACCCACGCGACGCGGGACTTGAGCGGATCTCTTCGCAGCTCCAGCGCGCGCATCACCGCCTCGAGCGTGCGCTGGTCCTCGCGCAGCTCCGGGACGAGGGTGGCCAGGAAGTGGCCCACGGGGTTGCTGTGGTTCTCCGACTCGGTGCGCCGGGCCAGCTCGATGCCGGCCACGGAGCCCGCGTGGTGGTCGTTGAGGTAGATGCCCAGGCGCTTCGCGTCCATGCCCCTCTCCGGGTTGGGAGTGCCGTCGTGAAGACTCTTCACGACGAAGCCCCCTGGCAGCGAAGGCCAGGAGGCTCCCGTGCACACCGAGCGGGCGGGCGCGCTTCAGTCCGGGTAGCTGAACGTCATCGGCAGCTTCAGCTCCGGGTGGAGGCTGCGCGCCACCGGACACTCGCGGCCCACCTGCTCCAGGCGGGCGCGGTGCTCGGCGGACAGGCCAGCGGGCATCGTGAGGTCCACCACCAGCTCACCGATGCGGCGCGGCGGCGGCGTCATCCGCTTCTCCACGCGGCCGCGAATCTCGCCCAGGGAGATGCCCTCGCGCGAGGCGAACAGATGCATCGTCGTCACCGCGCAGGCCAGCAGCGCGGCGCCCACCAGGTCCGTGGGCGAGAAGCTGCCGCCGGTGCCGCCGTTGTCCCGGGGGGCCTCCGTCTGCATCTCCGTGGCGGACGGGCCGTGGGTGAGCTTCGTCTTGAACTGGGGGTGGCTGACCAGGGTCATCACCACGCCGGTGGCGGGGGGCTGTTGCTGGCTCATGTCGGTCTCTCCTCGGGCCGGGTGACTTCGGGGGCGCTCCGCTCACGGGGCGCTCCAGCAGCTTCATCATCCACGGCGCGAGGGAGCGCGCCTACTTGTTCCGCTTCCCGCGGCGCGCGGACTTCGGCTCCGGAGCGGGCGCGCTCAGCAGTCGCTCCCGCACGGCCTCCGGGGACAGGTCCTCGGTGTCCGCCACCACACAGGAGACGTACGCCAGCTCCGCGAGGACCCTGCGGGCGCGCTCGCGCTCGGCGGAGTCCTTGGAGCCCAGCGCGTCCGAGGCCGCGGCCACGTAGCTGCTGGCGAGCGACTCGAAGAGGTACACCCGGTTCTCGATGCTCGATTCGGATTTCTTGGCCATGGGCCGGGCAGTCTAGGCCCGCGCCGCCACGGACAGCGAGTCGGCGGGCGGCGAGCCCTTCAGCTCTGTCATCGCCAGACGGTCCAGCGTGGTGGAGCGGTACACCTCCAACATCCGCTGCTGGCCCAGCTTCCACACGCCGTACATGGTGCAGCTCCCGGTGGCCCGGCAGCCGTCATGCTGTGTGTCCTGGCAGACGTTGACGTTGACGGGGCCTTCCACCGCCTCGATGACATCCAGGAAGGTCACCTCGCGGGCGGGCCGCGCCAGGGCGTAGCCACCATGGGCGCCGCGGGTGGAGCGCACGAGCTTGCGGGAGAGGAGGACCTTGAGGATCTTGGCGAGGAAGTCCTCGGGCACGTCCATGCGCCGGGCAATCTCCCGGAAGGGGACCATGCGCTCCAGCGGCTGAGAGGCCAGGAAGGTCATGGCCCTCAGTCCGTATTCAATCTTCCGGGAGATCTGGAGTGGGTGCTGCGGCATCGCCCTTGACGTGGCTCGTGGTTTGAAGAAGAGCCTAGGTCGCGACAGTGCGGCTTTCAACCGCTCGCCTCTGGAGACCGATGTGATCGACCTGCACTCCCACACCACCGCCAGCGACGGGCAGTACACGCCCACGCAGTTGCTCGAGCGCGCCCGGGCCGCGGGCGTGACGGTGTTGTCGGTGACGGACCACGACACGGTGGCGGGGCTCGCCGAGGCGAAGGCCGCCGCGCTCGCGAACGGCGTGGAGCTGGTGCCCGGCATCGAGATCTCCGCCTTCGTGCTGGGCCGGGAGGTCCACATCCTCGGTCACTTCGTGAGGCCGGAGGACGAGGACCTCGCGCGCTTCGCGCAGCGGCTGCGCGGTGAGCGCGAGCAGCGGATGGAGGCGATGGTCGCGAGGATGCAGCAGCTGGGCTTCCCCGTCCGCATGGAGCACGTGCGCGCCATCGCGGGTGACGCGCAGTTGGGGCGGCCGCACCTGGCGCGCGTGTTGGTGGACCAGGGTTGGGCGGTGGACATGAAGGCCGCGTTCGACCGGTTCCTGGGCACGCGGGGCATGGCATGGGTGGAGCGCTTCAAGCTGGACGGCGCGGACGCCATCCGTCTCATCCGCAAGGCGGGCGGGACGGCGACGCTGGCGCATCCTGGCTCGTCGAAGGTGGAGCGCATGGAGCTGCGCGAGCTGGTGAAGGCGGGCCTCGCGGGCCTGGAGGTGCTGCACGCGGACCACAACCCCGCGCTGAAGCAGAAGTACCTGGCGCTGGCGAAGGAGCACGACCTGGTGCCGACGTCGGGCAGCGACTTCCACGGCGAGGCGGTGTCAGCCGACCACAAGCTGGGCAGCGCCGCCATGCCACCGGAGCTGTTCGCGAAGCTGCGCTCCCGCGCCACGGCCTGAGCCCTCGGGCTGGAGCGCCGCTCGCTCGCGCGCCTGGGCCAGCCCCGAGGACGACGTCCGACCCCCACCCTCCCCCTCACCTTTGCCACGGGCCGGACGGAGTCCACCGACGGCGGGCGATGGGGGAGCAGGCACATGGCATCCAGCGGGAAGTCCAAGAGCAACGGCAATGGCAACGGGCACGGCAAGCAGCCGGCGCGCAAGCCCAACATCCTGGTCATCTGGGGCGATGACATCGGCCTGTGGAACGTCAGCGCCTACAACCAGGGGATGATGGGCTACCGCACGCCCAACATCGACCGCATCGCCCGTGAGGGCGCGATGATGACGGACTGCTACGGCCAGCAGAGCTGCACCGCGGGCCGCGCCGCCTTCATCACCGGCATGAACCCGCTGCGCACGGGCCTGACCACCATCGGCATGCCGGGCGCGGACTACGGCCTCCAGGACTCGGACCCGACCATCGCGGAGCTGCTCAAGCCCCAGGGCTACGTGTGTGGCCAGTTCGGGAAGAATCACCTGGGGGACTCGAACCGCTACCTGCCCACGGTGCACGGCTTCGACGAGTTCCACGGCAACCTCTACCACCTCAACGCGGAGAACGAGCCCGAGTGCCCCGACTACCCGAAGGACCCGGCGTTCAAGGAGCGCTTCGGTCCGCGCGGCGTGCTGCACTGCTGGGCCACGGACCGGGATGACCCGACGGAGGACCCTCGCTGGGGCCGCGTGGGCCGCCAGAAGATCGAGGACACGGGCCCGCTCACCAAGAAGCGCATGGAGACGGTGGACGAGGAGTTCATGAAGTCGTCCCTGGCATTCATGGAGCGCGCGGTGAAGGACGACAAGCCGTTCTTCATCTGGCACAACACCACGCGCACCCACGTGTGGACGTTCCTCCAGGAGAAGTACCGCAACAAGACGGGCAAGGGCCTGTACGCGGACGCGATGACGGAGCTCGATGACCACGTGGGCATGCTGCTCGCGAAGCTGGAGGAGCTGGGCATCGCGGACAACACCATCGTCGTGTTCTCCACCGACAACGGCGTGGAGAAGATGGGCTGGCCGGACGGCGGCAACGCGCCCTTCCGGGGCGAGAAGGGCTCTACCTGGGAGGGCGGCGTGCGCGTGCCCTGCGTGGTGCGCTGGCCGGGCGTCATCGAGCCGGGCACCGTCATCAACGACATCTTCGCCCACGAGGACTGGATGCCCACCTTCGTCGCGGCGGCGGGCGGCCCCGAGGACCTGGTGGACAAGTGCAAGGTGGGCCACACCGTGGGCAAGAAGAAGTTCCGCGTCCACCTGGACGGGTATGACCAGCGCGGGCTGCTCGCGGGCAAGGAGCCGGGGCGGCGGCACGAGTTCATCTACGTGCTCGACAGCGGCAACATCGCGGCGGTGCGCTACGACGACTGGAAGGTCATCTTCGCCTACCAGGACGGCCGGGGCCCGGACATGTGGTTCAGCGGCAAGCGCTTCAATCCGGCGTGGCCGTACCTCATCAACCTGCGCTCGGACCCGTTCGAGGAGGGGCTCTTCTCCGGCCTGTACACGAGCTGGTACGGCGAGCGCATGTTCCTCTTCGTCCCGGCGCAGGGGCTGGTAAAGAAGTTCGCCGAGAGCCTCATCGACTACGTCCCCAGCCAGGCCCCGGGCAGCCTCAGCATCGGCAACTTGAAGGACCGGGTGAAGGAGAAGATAAAGGAGACCCAGCGCGACGGCCGCTCGGAGGTCGGCGACCAGGTGATGTCGCTCGCCAACGAGGTGGAGCAGGCCCTGCACCGCTTCCAGCAGAGCCACGCCTGAGCAGACGCTCGACCCGGGGCTCCGTGGAGCACGGTTGCTTCACGGGGCCTCGCGCCGTCCCGCCTCGCGAGCCTCGCCCTTCCGACAGGTCCGGAGTTCGACGGTGCGGGGCCTCGCTGGCAGGATGGCGCGATGGCCAAACGACCCGAGCGAGACATCGAGAAGACGTACCCGCGAGCGCAGTTCGTCGCGAAGCTGCGCCGGCTGGCGGACGCGCTGGAGAAGGGCAAGGCGTTCAGCATCCAGGTCGCCGGCGAGCGGCTGCACGTGCCTGCCGACGCGTACTTCAGCGTCGAGCACGAGCGCGAGGGCGCCGTGGACGAGCTGGAGCTCCAGGTCCGCTGGAAGCGCGAGTAGCCCTCAGCTGCGCGTCGTCTTGAAGCGGGTGGTGACGGTGGTGAGCCCCTCCGCCACCGCCTGCAGGTCCTGGGCGATGCGGGTGGTGCGCCCGGTCGCGTCCACGCCCTGCTTCACCAGCTCCGCCACGTTGCGCGCGCCCTGCACGGCCTGCTCGCTGGACTGACGCTGCTGCCGCGTCGCAATCGTAATCTGGCGCGCGGCCTCGCTGGTGCCACGCGCCAGCTCCACGATGCGCTGGAACACCGAGGACGCCTGCTCCGCGACCTCGACGCCGCGATCACTCGTCGCCATGCCCACGCGGGCCTTCGACGCGGCCTCCTCGCCGGAGTCCTGCACCTTCTCGACGATGCGGCCGATGTCGCGCGCGGACGCGGACACGTTCTCCGCCAGCTTGCGCATCTCCGCGGCCACCAGCGAGAAGCCCCGGCCCACCTCGCCCGCCTTCGTGCCCTCCAGCGCGGCGTTGAGCGCGAGCAGGTCCGAGCGCTCCGCCACCTGGTTGATGACGTGGGCGATCTTGGACACCTGCTGCAGGTCCTGGTTGAGGCCGACGATGGCGTCCGCCACGCCCTTGGACTCGGTGCGGATGTCGTTGATGCCCGCCACCACCTGCGCCACCACGGCCATCGCCTCGGCCACCGCCTCGTGAGTGCGCCGGGCGCTCGACTCCACCACCTCCGTGGAGGAGGAGATCTGCTCGGCCGTGCGGCTCAGCTCCTCGAACGTCGCGGCGATCTGCTGCGCATAGGCCGCCTGCTGGCTGATGACGTGCTCCTGGTCCGCGGACGCGCCCAACAATCCCCGCGACGCGCCGGAGAGCTGCTCCGTGCGCGACACCAGCTCCAGCACCGTGATTCGCAGCGTGCCGAGCATCTTGTTGAAGGACTCCGCCATCAGCCGGACCTCGCCCGTCGCGGGCACGTCCAGCTCCATGCGCGACACGTCCCCCCGCGCCACGTCCCGCACCACCTCCGTCACCTGCGACACGGGGTCGACGATGGTCCTGCCGATGAGCACCGCCAACAGGAGCCCCAGGCCCAGCGCGCCCACCAGCCCCACCACCACGGAGCCCTTGAGCTCCGTGACGGACTCCGCCGCCTCGTCCAGCCCCAGGCCCACGACATAGGTCCGCTCGCCGCTCGCGCACCGCAGCGACACCTCGCGCAGGCCGATGAGCGACGTGACACAGCCCTCGAGCACCCGGAGCGCCGGTCCCCGCGCGTGCTCCGGCAGACGCGCCAGCGACTCGTACACGGGGCGACCGTCCGGCCCGAGCAGGCCCTGGTAGCTCACCGTGAAGCCCGCGTCGCCGTTGGCGTCCCGCGCCTCCACCCGCGCGAGCACCGTCTCCAGCCGCGCCTGGGCCTCCCGCGAGCCGTCCCACTGGAGCACCGCCGGATGCTGCGCCACCAGGGAGCCCAGCACCCGGGCGCGCTTCTGGAGCAGCTCCAGCGAGACCTCGCGCTGTCGGGCGGAGAAGTTCCAGATGCACAGGCCCATCACCGTGAGGCAAGGCACCAGCACCGCGATGGCCACCTGCATCCGCAAGCCGAGCCGGCCCCACATGCCCTCTTCCTCTCCCCAAGTGCAGCGCTGATCGCCCGCCTGCGCGGGCCGCACGACGGTAGGCGTCCGTCCCCGGGAGCGTCAAACACGCCTCCCTCCAGGGCCACCCGAGGAGACATCCGCCAGCCCCCTGCCCGCCCCCGCGGGGACAAGCCTCGCTTTTCGTCGTCATCTCAAGGGGTTGCGGCGCCGGGCAGGGGACTTTCCCTTTGACATGGGTGAGCGGGTGTCATTAGGTTCCGCGCGCGATGACTCCCTCTCCCCTCTCGCCCTATCTGCCCCTGGCGGTGGTGCTGCTGCTGGCCGGCATCATGGGCGTCGCGATTCCTTTCATCACCTCGCTGCTGGGCCCCAAGCGCCCGAGCGCCATCAAGTCGACCGCCTTCGAGGCCGGCTCCGAGTCGAGCGGCCCGGCACGTCAGCGGTTCGCGGTGAAGTTCTACGTCGTCGCGCTGTTGTTCATCGTGTTCGACGTCGAAGCGGTGTTCATGTACCCCTGGGCGGTGAACTTCCAGGCGCTCGGTTGGTTCGGGTACATGGAGATGCTCGTCTTCGCGGTGACCCTCGTGGTGGGGCTCATCTACGTGTGGAAGAAGGGCGCCCTGGATTGGGAGAGCTGAACCATCATGGCTGATGCAGACATCGCTCCAGTGCTGACGACCCGCCGTGACGAGGCCATGGGCTTCTTCCAGCGGATGGTCTCCAAGGGCCTGGGTTGGGCCCGCAAGTACTCGCTGTTCACCTACCCGTACGCCACCGCCTGCTGCGGCATGGAGTACATGTCCGTGGCGGCCAGCCGTCACGACATCGCGCGGTTCGGCGCGGAGTTCCCGCGCTTCTCGCCCCGGCAGGCGGACCTCCTGATGGTGGTGGGCACCATCAACCTGAAGCAGGCGCCCATCCTCAAGCGCGTGTACGAGCAGATGACCGAGCCCAAGTGGGTCGTGTCGTTCGGCGTGTGCGCGTCCTCGGGCGGCTTCTACGACAACTACGCGGTGCTCCAGGGCATCGACCGAATCCTCCCGGTGGACGTCTACATCCCCGGCTGCCCGCCCCGCCCGGAGCAGGTGCTGGACGGTCTCATGCTGCTCCAGGACAAGATCGCCAACCAGGTCCACCGCATCGCCGACCGCGAGCAGCCCAACCCCACCGCGGCCCGGCACGACCTGCTCATCTCCATGGGCAAGTAGTCCGCGCCAAGCCCGACGAAGTGCCCCCGGGGCCCCGCGTGCCACCCTCTCGAAGGGCGGCGTCGGGGCCCCTGGTGTTTTGCGCTCACCAGCGGTGGTACGCGGGGTGGCCCTCCTTCACCGCGACGAAGGTGCCGCGGCACAGCGCCGTCACCTTGCCGCCCGCGATGAGGGTGCCCTCAATCACCGCGCGGTCGCCCTTGATTTCAACGGGCTTCGCCTCCAGCCGCACCGGCCCCGTCATGGGCGTGGGGCGCTTGAGGGTGATGGCGTAGTCGGCGGTGACGGTGCACGGAGGGGACGCCGCGCCCTGCGCCTTCATCAGGTGGTACGCCGCCGTCCAGTTGCAGTGACAGTCCAGCAGCGCGCCGATGATTCCGCCGTTGAGCACGCCGGGGAAGGCCTGGTGGTGCTCGGAGGGCGTCCACTCGGCGACGACGAGCTCACCCTCCGCGCGGCTGCGGATGCGCAGGCCCTGGGTGTTGGCCGGGCCGCAGCCGAAGCAGCTGTTGTGTGGGGCGTACTGTTCCTGAAGGGACGGGGTGTCTGGGGTCGTCGACATGGCCCGCCACCTTACGCGAGTCCCCTGCCCCCGTC contains:
- a CDS encoding OsmC family protein, encoding MSQQQPPATGVVMTLVSHPQFKTKLTHGPSATEMQTEAPRDNGGTGGSFSPTDLVGAALLACAVTTMHLFASREGISLGEIRGRVEKRMTPPPRRIGELVVDLTMPAGLSAEHRARLEQVGRECPVARSLHPELKLPMTFSYPD
- a CDS encoding RrF2 family transcriptional regulator yields the protein MPQHPLQISRKIEYGLRAMTFLASQPLERMVPFREIARRMDVPEDFLAKILKVLLSRKLVRSTRGAHGGYALARPAREVTFLDVIEAVEGPVNVNVCQDTQHDGCRATGSCTMYGVWKLGQQRMLEVYRSTTLDRLAMTELKGSPPADSLSVAARA
- a CDS encoding PHP domain-containing protein, translating into MIDLHSHTTASDGQYTPTQLLERARAAGVTVLSVTDHDTVAGLAEAKAAALANGVELVPGIEISAFVLGREVHILGHFVRPEDEDLARFAQRLRGEREQRMEAMVARMQQLGFPVRMEHVRAIAGDAQLGRPHLARVLVDQGWAVDMKAAFDRFLGTRGMAWVERFKLDGADAIRLIRKAGGTATLAHPGSSKVERMELRELVKAGLAGLEVLHADHNPALKQKYLALAKEHDLVPTSGSDFHGEAVSADHKLGSAAMPPELFAKLRSRATA
- a CDS encoding arylsulfatase, with the protein product MASSGKSKSNGNGNGHGKQPARKPNILVIWGDDIGLWNVSAYNQGMMGYRTPNIDRIAREGAMMTDCYGQQSCTAGRAAFITGMNPLRTGLTTIGMPGADYGLQDSDPTIAELLKPQGYVCGQFGKNHLGDSNRYLPTVHGFDEFHGNLYHLNAENEPECPDYPKDPAFKERFGPRGVLHCWATDRDDPTEDPRWGRVGRQKIEDTGPLTKKRMETVDEEFMKSSLAFMERAVKDDKPFFIWHNTTRTHVWTFLQEKYRNKTGKGLYADAMTELDDHVGMLLAKLEELGIADNTIVVFSTDNGVEKMGWPDGGNAPFRGEKGSTWEGGVRVPCVVRWPGVIEPGTVINDIFAHEDWMPTFVAAAGGPEDLVDKCKVGHTVGKKKFRVHLDGYDQRGLLAGKEPGRRHEFIYVLDSGNIAAVRYDDWKVIFAYQDGRGPDMWFSGKRFNPAWPYLINLRSDPFEEGLFSGLYTSWYGERMFLFVPAQGLVKKFAESLIDYVPSQAPGSLSIGNLKDRVKEKIKETQRDGRSEVGDQVMSLANEVEQALHRFQQSHA
- a CDS encoding amphi-Trp domain-containing protein, which codes for MAKRPERDIEKTYPRAQFVAKLRRLADALEKGKAFSIQVAGERLHVPADAYFSVEHEREGAVDELELQVRWKRE
- a CDS encoding methyl-accepting chemotaxis protein, which produces MWGRLGLRMQVAIAVLVPCLTVMGLCIWNFSARQREVSLELLQKRARVLGSLVAQHPAVLQWDGSREAQARLETVLARVEARDANGDAGFTVSYQGLLGPDGRPVYESLARLPEHARGPALRVLEGCVTSLIGLREVSLRCASGERTYVVGLGLDEAAESVTELKGSVVVGLVGALGLGLLLAVLIGRTIVDPVSQVTEVVRDVARGDVSRMELDVPATGEVRLMAESFNKMLGTLRITVLELVSRTEQLSGASRGLLGASADQEHVISQQAAYAQQIAATFEELSRTAEQISSSTEVVESSARRTHEAVAEAMAVVAQVVAGINDIRTESKGVADAIVGLNQDLQQVSKIAHVINQVAERSDLLALNAALEGTKAGEVGRGFSLVAAEMRKLAENVSASARDIGRIVEKVQDSGEEAASKARVGMATSDRGVEVAEQASSVFQRIVELARGTSEAARQITIATRQQRQSSEQAVQGARNVAELVKQGVDATGRTTRIAQDLQAVAEGLTTVTTRFKTTRS
- a CDS encoding NADH-quinone oxidoreductase subunit A, yielding MTPSPLSPYLPLAVVLLLAGIMGVAIPFITSLLGPKRPSAIKSTAFEAGSESSGPARQRFAVKFYVVALLFIVFDVEAVFMYPWAVNFQALGWFGYMEMLVFAVTLVVGLIYVWKKGALDWES
- a CDS encoding NADH-quinone oxidoreductase subunit B codes for the protein MADADIAPVLTTRRDEAMGFFQRMVSKGLGWARKYSLFTYPYATACCGMEYMSVAASRHDIARFGAEFPRFSPRQADLLMVVGTINLKQAPILKRVYEQMTEPKWVVSFGVCASSGGFYDNYAVLQGIDRILPVDVYIPGCPPRPEQVLDGLMLLQDKIANQVHRIADREQPNPTAARHDLLISMGK
- a CDS encoding PaaI family thioesterase; translated protein: MSTTPDTPSLQEQYAPHNSCFGCGPANTQGLRIRSRAEGELVVAEWTPSEHHQAFPGVLNGGIIGALLDCHCNWTAAYHLMKAQGAASPPCTVTADYAITLKRPTPMTGPVRLEAKPVEIKGDRAVIEGTLIAGGKVTALCRGTFVAVKEGHPAYHRW